Below is a window of Impatiens glandulifera chromosome 2, dImpGla2.1, whole genome shotgun sequence DNA.
AAAATGAGGTTTGTGGTAAAGAAAATATTAGAGATAAATATAAGAAACCaatgataaatcaaataatagaaacacatatttttaattatgtttcttTATGTAATGATATTGtcgttaaaattaaataatttttatttaatttgcatgaatcaatttttaaaaagtatagACTATAGATAATAATATCTTCTTGTTGTTCATGATAAAACAAAcagtaaagaaaaaaaaatgcaaaatagAGTAGTACATATTCTTTTCTAATTCCTTCTTGCTAATAACATTTGAGAAGTCTAAATAAAGAAGGACAAATTTTGTACACCAATTATTATCTCATTAACGGACCCATGAGGCATCACCCACCCACCCACCCATCCATCCGAAACATTAATGaattcctcctcctcctcctccttaaCGTTGCAACCAACAAGCCAAATGTCTCTTCTTTGTAAATTGTAATTAACCACATGGATCTATAGAGGTCAACTTTGTATTTATCTTGAGAATCATATAAAcccaaaaattatatttcttcatATAGCTGAATTACAAGTTTGTTCTCTTTAGCCAAATATTATAGACTAATATTTGGGTTATTCTAGTACATTATGcaatatttgaaaaattgagTCAATATTTAAGTCAGATTAACTTATTATGATAACAAATCCAACTATAAATTTCCTGATAAAGTTGTAATATCTTTTAATTGAAGGATGAAAAGCAATTCTTGTGGGCTTTCTTACTAGATTTCTTTTCTTTAAGGTCTTATTAAGTGTGGGCTTCATGTATTCATCCAAATCAATATGTGTGTCCGGTCTTCtgtacaaattttttatttttattaatatcaaactgtttaaaataaaataggttgGTCAGtctaatttagtttttttttaattaatttgattttctttattttttttttattttttttttatgacttAAATGTCTTAAAACTTATTctattcaaataaacttatatatattttatatagattcttcaaatttgttaattttttgtaaggtccaattattattattattattattattttagattcGAACTTGGGACAATCTTACTGAATAACTCGAAATTTGAATTTATCCATTTAAGACTCCTACTATCAAACATGTGACCATACgagaatactttttttttttcagaaacgAACGGTTTTAGTCCGTCttttagataataaatattgtcccttaaataatatacaaaataatattattattttttaataagcaAAGAAGAAATCAAAGACCAGacaataattagttaattagcgAGAAATGTTGAAAAAGAATAGTTGTTAGAAAAGGAAAACATTCAACACAAAGAGAGACAAGGCAAGGCAGAAGAATAGTTGGATCCTTGCTTGCTTGCTGGTTCGTTGTCTCCAACGGCATAGCCCGTCCCACCCATTACGCAGTTCCgtcttccttttcttcttcttcttcaaggtaCGACGCTCGATCCCCACATTTTCTTCATCTAATTCTTCAAGGATATGTCTTTCTGGGGGGTGGGTACTCACGAATCCTCGTTTTCCAATAATGAtagacataataataataataataaactgcGATATGGGTGAGACGCCGCTCTGCGTTTAGACCAGCTCAGGCAAAGCCTGCGGCGGTGCGATCACTTTCAGAGGTCAAAATGGCCGAACCCTCTCCTTCCGCAGCGGATATGGAGAAGGATCCGCTAATTAAGATGGCTGAGTGTCGCATTTGCCAAGAGGAGGATCCTATTGACAATCTCGAATCACCCTGTGCCTGTAATGGCAGCCTTAAGGTATTAgaattcttcttcattttctttgcttaataataataataatagtactTAAAAGATGTAACTTTAATTTCATTCATTCAACAATATAGCAGCAATATGGATGTCATGAATTATAACACTTAAAGCTCTACATTCTCCCTTTTTGGGTGTTCTTCTAGTTTCTTCCTTTGAATTTGTGATTTTTAAcgttattttcttcaaaatgtTCAATGATGAATGTATCATTTGCGGTTTTGTTCAATGGTGAGACTGCTTCATAATACTTATTGAGCTTGGATTGTATTGGATTGGTTTTTGTGCAGTTTGTTCATAGAAGGTGTGTGCAACGGTGGTGCAATGAGAAGGGAAATACAACTTGTGAAATTTGTCATAAGGTATTATTTTATGGAGTGCGACATATctcaataataatatgattgGATTGCATTTAGAAAACCTTGGATTCTCACACTTTTAGTGTTACTTGGAATCTCACAGCCTTACGAACCTAATTATACGGTTCCCCAACCACCACCCGAAGAGATTGCTATCGATATCAGGCATTACTATTAAACTAACTCTGTTCTTTTAATGCGTTTCCTTTCAAATTTATTCTCTTTCAATccgtttttgatgaaaaaaacAGTGGGTGGACCGTCTCCAATACCTCATTTGACTTGCACGACGCTCGCATTTTTGCTATGGCCGAGGCAGAACGACGCTTTTTGGAGGCTGAGTACGATGATTATCAATCTACAAATGGTGGTGGATCTGCATTTCTTCGCTCGGTTGCTTTAATTGTAATCCCGggaactttctttttcattttttttggacTCGACCCTTGTTTTTTGCATTGTTGCACTCATTTCTTTTGTATTTGGCAGGTAATGGCTCTTCTGATCATGAGGCATGCATTGGCTTTGACAGATCCTGAAGAAACCGATGATGCTGATGATGAATCTGCCTTGTTCTCTGTAAGAAGCACAATACCATATGTTATATGTACATTTTAGGATACAATTCtgtttctaataaaaaaaacttgtctTACGTCGATGCAGCTTTTTTTACTACGTGTTTGTGCGTTTCTTTTACCCTGTTATATTATGGCTTGGGCCGTCAGTATAATTCAGCATCGAATGCAGGAACAGGTCAGTCATTTCAGATTTGATCATGTTTTTGAATCTTTAAGGTTCACAAAATtgatggaaaaaataaaaacaggaAGCAACAGGAGCACTAACAGCAACCCATTTTGCATTTGTGCTTCACACGGATCCAACCAGAGAGCGGCAGTTTGCAAGGGCTGTGGCTGCTGCTGAAGCAGCTGCAGCACCACCCAATGTGATTCCTTCCCAGGAAACTGTATGACAAGTTTATTAAACTTGGGATAGGACCCACATGTCTGTGGATTGATTTTTGAAATCATTCTTTTCCAAGtatttctttcatattttcttgtCCATTTATATATATGCCGCTATGGCAATCATAGGCAAAATGGGTCCCCAGAGGACTAAAAAGAAGTAACAAGAACATGTTTCTCAggaaattaaacaaatataaagaaTTCTTATGAGTGGTGACAAACAGTCTACAGTTGCAGTTATAAGGCaatgagttaaaaaaaacataatttaagcGAGAAAAGAATCCGAATGTAACTCCAAGGCGGCTCCTTATGTGTTACAATTGCTAATTGGAACTAAGTATATATTCCTATGCAACTTCTCCCTTCTTTTGCTAAATGGATCCTATGAAGGGAAGATATGTGTAAGAACAATcaataaagaatataataagCATCTACTTTTATGTTTTGGCTACATTCTTGGTGTTCACAGTTtcccataaataaatttaaaaaacaaaaactatcttaatcaaattattaatgttCTAAGCATCAGGTTCATCAAATCTAATCCACATATCACAGATTAGCAATACCATCCCAAGATGTATTAAAAAGATTTAGATGAAAAGGGTTCTATATTGGAGTAAAGGCTACATAGATTTGATGTTCAAACAGTCACTCACCAGCCAGACAGCTAGCCTTGctttgatttgatttctttttctttctgcttttcttttctcatctCCCCAGTACTACTCAGCCATCATAGAGACCATTATTACCATCCTTCACTTAAGAAGAATGACTCATTCCAATGGAGCCTGTAGTTTTGAACTAAAGTTCCAAAAAAGCTTATACTTTAAAGACCATAACCTTGAGAATCTACAAAGTTACCAAGAGAGATGTATAATGTGCACTCTCatctttttctctttctttaataACACATCATAAGGGTAGTAGTAGTAGAGATCATATAACCCTTATTGAGGGTTATGATTATAAAAAGTGAAAGCTACCATAACTAGgcaaaaagaaattttaaaatttatttattttttctctaaaatgTATTAACTTGGGTCTAAAAAAGCAGTCAGCAGACCAATAAGACCAGTCTTCTTACATCTGAAACTGGAAGAGCAATGGAATCCCCATCACACAAAAGCATAGAACTCACACTTTAGAATGTTCCAAGTTGCATGTGAATTATCTACTATATAGAAGCCATGAAAAGTGAGGaacaaagaaaaagagaagTGGTCTATATGGGGATATATAAACaagcaaagaaagagaaaacaCAAAACAGGACATGGGGTCGAATTTTGAATATTGAATGAAGAAATAGAACTTAGGCAAACCACCACATGAAAGAGAAATCAAAAAAGCGTAAAAGAAACACATTTAGCACAAGAAACCAAGATTGTTATTTTTTGTTGCATAGAAAACAGAGCCTGGAATTCTAAAGAGAGATCTCCCAAATAGAGCATAAAGTAACCATTTGTAATGTTTTGTGCTACTGTTCTATTCCTTCATTCTTGGCTGGCTAATTgcctttttcaaataaatttccaTTCCTTAACAACTAAGGAAGAGTAATTTACATGGACACCCTCCCTTCTAAGAAAACTGTGTTATCTTGCCAAAATGTTATCTAGTTTGAGATCTAACTAAAAGGATTTTAAAAAGCATTATCCGGGCACAATTTTATTTACCAAGTGACCACAATGATTTTgccaaacataaaaaaacaaatctattTCAACTACAAGTTTGGTCATTTTTCAATGGCAAAACAAAATGGGGAAAATACCACCTTCAAAATAACCCCGAATTTTTGTGGTAGCCTTCCTTCCCGAAGATTAGTCAAGGTGCATAGAAGTggttataaaaaagaaaatcatacTTTAAGAAACTTACACATAAGACTGCTTATGTGGGATGTTGGTTCGGAACCCAATAGACTGGTctttaaaaggaaaaaacaaaAGATGCTTAGCTTCTCAGTGGTTCTGTTCCTTCGAATACCCTTTATCCCACCCAATCAGATTCTTCTTCTATCTAACCTTTGATTGTATTAGGCTTCTTATCATTGGGATGAATCTAAAATTCATGTGGGACCTCTCTACTTGTTTTGAAACTGTCACTTAACAAGTATTCTCCCTCCACTCCACAGTCCACATCCCGTAAGGGATAAATAGCAGGCTTATTCCTAGAGAAGTGGATGAAAAGAATACACAAGCAATCACTCTCTCACCTTCTCCTTTTTGTTCTCATACTTCCCCCAAATCCATTCAGATCATAGATATAACCAAACCCACCATGGCCATCAAAGCTCAAAGAGTGCTGCTGCTTATCCTTCTTGTCTTCTTTGGCTTTTTATTACTACTTCAACCTGTTAAAGGATCCAGCCTGAGAAGCATAAACTCTTTATTAAGATGGAAGAAAGAAAACCATGTAGCTGTTTCCTCAGTTGCTCAAATGCCTGCTACGAGTGCAGAGAAGAAGAAGCCATCAACAAAGAACAAGAGAATTGGCGCTAACCAGTCAACTGATGATACAGAGAAGAAACAGAAAGTTGATCCCTACCAATCAAGCAAACGGAAAGTACAAAGAGGATCAGATCCTATCCATAACCGTTCTTGACAATGATCAAGGTGTTGTTTCAATATTATGACATGATAAGCAGGTTGGTTGGCCATGGAAAGAAGCTAGAAGggaatcaaaatatatatatatacctgcTCAATCAAGTGTTATAGGATTGGATTGATATCCCATCTCCTAAACAAGATGCATGCTCTGAACAAAAGAGATTGAAGGTACAACCAAAAGGAAATGCATGCGTCCAAGTGAACAAACAGATTAGATTCCCTTCAACTTTCTTCATGGCCAcacagtatttttttttttttataattttttttcatgagCAATGTAGTTACAGATTAATCCCGCAAATCCAACTCCCCTTCCAATTTAGAAGACTAAAAGTGTTTTTGCTTATTCTGAAACAAAACTATGTTCCGTAAAAGGAAAGCACAACATGattgtgtgtatgtgtgtgaaTGTGTGTTttctttttcctcttttttctcaAACCTTAGCTAAACATGTCTCAATGCAGTGAAGCTTTTTCATGAGCAGAAGCAAATCATCATATGTTCTTTCCaagtaaaatatttagttattcaTGTTTCAATCATAATACTTAGAAAAAAGTAGATTAAGTGGAAGTTGAAGCACCATATTGAGTTTGCATGCAAGGAATTAACAGAGACTATGAATGATTAGGAAGAAAGATGATTTTATAGTCAAATAAATTCAATAGTTTAATCTACAAATCTTATTAGCTTAAAAAATATGCTCATCATCCATTGAGCACCATGAATGAGGACAAACAACACTAGTGGTCTTAGAATATTGGCATAAACAAGAAAGGGAGGAGAATATAATTCGATACCCCATTTCTATAAATCTTAGCAAAAAATTGTGGTGTGAGTATGATATCCTGATTCCCATCTATCCAAAGTATTCATTGTGAAATGAAAGATCTTCAATCAATCAGGAAAGGGACTCAAGCACAAAATATATTAACCTCTATTATATTACTTATATAACAGCAGCAGCACAATCTCATGAATTCCATCTGATATCACTTCAACGAGCAGCCGATTAACACGATCAGTTAAACAAGATCCTTACGCGAAGCTCATCCCATCGAATTAGGTTAAAATTgcatcaaaattcgaaatgcaaaaaattagattttaaccAATTCTATGTCATTTCCATATACCTTGTAGTTCTCGGGGATTGTTGAGAAGTCAATTGAACTCTTCGAAAAGATCGCGACATATCTGGGCAGATTGCGCGTTTGCGATCTGCAAACGGGCTATTGCGATTTGCGAGAATATGGACTTTGGAATAGAAGGCGCCAAGAGGTCGGGTTCTCGGGTTCGGGTGGGGAAAACCAATCCACCTCCTGGGTTCGGTGTTTTAGGTGGGATGTTCAAAATAACGACGgtattaagttatatatagtCGTCAATGCTTTTCATACAGAGAATTAATTAACctcatcaatatttaaaataaaataataaataatgttatgtttgtaaaaaaaatcactatcatataaaactaatttgaaTACAATatcataatcaattaaaaaaaccaattaaaaaaactagGAAGATTTCgccataaaaatatattgttaaaacgttccgcgtttatcaaggtgttaaatttaaaatataaagtgttattaacctagttcgTTAAAGAGTTagttcttgtttttgttaggttgcgagttcgaaatatacttataacattttttattttcgttttaagtttatggacgggtcaacctaaaatccgactcaaatatttatttactctcacatatatattcaaattaatcacagctctcggcaatccagacacctttaaaattaagcatcattatatatattatatatatatatatatatatatatatatatatatatttaacaagatctacaaataatctttatataaaataaataaataattaaaaaaataaaaacctatttaattatttaaatattttaaaaatattatttcattgctttatttattatcttactcaattcattaattaaaatactaaaatattatttattttaaattaaattttaattaaatttttatataaaagaatcATCGTTTACTCAAATTCATCATAGtcattctattttaaaataaacaaattatttaaataactggAAGAATAAGACAAAagtgtttttcaaataatccgaaATATCCTATGTATAGAGCCATACTTGAAGTAAGATATGGTTGTCTTATCCAAAAGAACAATCCAGATCATAATATATAGATGAATTATGTGATCATCTCTCACCAATTGAAAGTGATGTAATTGATGCTAGCTATTGTTTGTATCCACAATGTGGTGGTTGACATCAAACTCCTGATTTCGAAGTCAAAGTCTACCCTAGGGAAGAAAATCTTTCATCGGATAAGATTtcaaatcattttgatttttatcaAAACTTTTATCTTGCTTTTACCTCTAACATTTATATAAACACATTTCATTCTGAATTTATATAATGTGTAATGTAACAATATTGTTTTAATCATAGGTTAGACAAAATTTGCAAATAGGTGAATATGTCTATAAACTTTTGTTAATGGGGTCAAATAcacaaatttgaaaatgaattgtCTAACCGAATTCTTCCAAAATAATATtagcaattttatttatttatttttatagttttccATTTGTCTTTTATAGTAGTACTACTCTTCACCAAGTTGTGTAAGGAATTTTAAATAGAACAACCATGAAAGGATCATTACAAATGCAGCAAGAATAAAACCAAAGACAATTAAAAGGGACATTGAAATATCTCAAAGAGAAAGTCACATATGGTGGGATGATTAATTGAACCTGATCAGATATAATATTTCTTAATACTTACCAGTCTGTTGTAACATTGAGAATCAAgaaattttattctttcaagcTTCAACTATCAATCAAAGATATTACTTTTGATAACAAttttctcaacaaaaaaaaaaaatagaagagaaATACTCAGTATTTATTATATGTGATCTTGAATCTTGATGAATATATAGGACATAGCTTTAATATAGTTAATTACATGAAAGAAttcaataattttgaatttggatgggtttaaaaaattaaaaagaaaaatgatgaataaagataagttttgtaattttttataaatttaaaattaagagttcatattaaatttttacctttaaaaaattaataaattttatcttttctatctcttcacattttttttcaattcctCTCCTAAATTTCTTTTTCCTGTCcctctttacaaaaaaaaataaataaataaataaataattgaccTGATTCACCCGGGTTAATTAGTGTATGGGCTGGCAAACTGAGATTAGGTCAATGACTAATGGCCcttatattaatactttttgaAATGGGCCACTGCTAATATGGAAAGTTTGTAGTTATTTGTAGTTTTGTACTCCCCTCATTATCCAACACTCCCAAATCTCAAGCCCATCTATAAAATGGTAAAGATGATaagttgaattaatttatttgtttttaatccACTAATAACTCACTCATTGCATCTCCGCCCATCTTAAAATAGCCCTCGTTTCGTTTTTCTACTCTATTCCACCCCTaaactaaaattcaaaatcCGTTTACCATCATTCTCTCTTCTAAACGCAAATTTGCGTTGTAATTGTTTAAATacccaattttaaaaaatatatataaattaatcctCTAACTATTAATATaggttaattttatatattttattttttatataatttatttatatgtttaaccttttgttttttttaataattttttacatatcataaatttataataatgaacaacaatgataaaaaaaaaacaatttttttattaaaataaaaggaaaaataataataataattcgttacatgaaataaataaaacattcagATTACTAAATaatactcaaaaataaaaattacatttcccacaatattgaatgaaaaaaaaaatactaggTTAAATTTGTAaagatgataaatatataagtagtATTGAAAAAGTTAGaaagttagtataaaataaaatatttagaatttttttattaaaaaaatagattatgaattggagataaattaatatttgataggataattaatacatatttaatttgaaaatgtgTTTTGGGATTAATATCCTTACAACTTACAAGtccacttaaaaaaaaaattcataagaTTTGAATCATTCACCTGTATCActaaatttatcaaaacaataaccaatcaactaaattaatttatttttttttattaattttaatgtccaaattatatatatatatatatatatatatatatatatatatatatatgtgtgtgtgtgtgagtgTATGTGTGAAATTAAGCATGCTCTCAGCTTGTTTTAACTTGTTTGTTATTAGAATAGTCTCACTAATTGGacatttattttaacaactcTAACTtccttataataaattatgttttcaatCACAAAACCTAACACCCGCGAACTCCAAATCAACTACATTTGGTGTACATTCATGTATTGATATGTTCTCAACatagttttctaaaaaaaattgttctcaACTAGTTAGGACTAACATATCATAAAAACATacacaaatatttttagaaaaaacattaatattgttAACCGGCCTAGAACATTTCTTGTCTAACTATAGATAGTTCTTGTTAGTTGAATAACAAACATTACTAGTAGACATCTCACTTGGACAAGGAGAATACGAGTCCCAAACCAAACCATTTGGCTTCCACGCTTCCGTCATACTCAAAGGGAAACCAAACGGGAACCCCGAAGCTCCATATCCTCCATCTCCGACCACCTCCGGTTGAAGCATTAATCCCTCATCATTCGAACCCAACTCAACCGAAAAGCGACCTTCTTGATGATGATCATGTACCCCATTCATATCCATAGAGCTTTGGAAATGTCTAGTGGGATCTCCTCCAAATATTGAAGACGGAATCATGTTAGGCAAGAACGAAGATGAATCGGCTCCCGAGGTGGTACTGGTTTTGGGAGTATCCATCAATGGTGGAAGCTTTGTGGACATCATCAATGGGTAGTCTATGGGCTTGTAATTAGAGGAGAGTGTAGTAATATTCATATCTAGTGGAGATGAAGTAATTaggagagatgatgaagttaagTCATTAATGAATGAGTTTGGTTTTGATGAGGTTAAGAGCATTTCATGAGTTTCTGAGCTTAAAAGTGCgttgttattgttgttgttaCTAAAGGCACTATGATGGGAAAATGGTAAAAGATCAGTTAGGGTTGGTTGAGGGGATACCCATGAGTGGGAGATAGTCCTTTGAGTAGTGGAACTTTGTTTCTTGAATATCCTACAGATCGCCCAAAGGTCCTGaaagttacaaataaattaattaggttaacTTTTAGAAAAGAAGGAAAAACATATGAGACGTACGTACATTCAAAGGGAGATGATCTTTGTCTCCAAGTCTCTTTTGTGGATGGGGTGATGAATCTGAGAGAGAAGGCAAACGGAACTCGTGCATCATCCAGTCTGTTTTAATCCCTTTTGCAGCCCTTCCTTTGTAGAAAACGAGTGACTTTTTAAGACCGATGCATTTAGATCCAGAACCTTCAGGTGAGTAAATAGGCCGGTCGGTTCCGGTGGCCTTCCAGAATCCGGCGCCTGTAACCCTATTGGGCCTTGCACTGTTTCTATACTTCCGGTCCCTAGGACAATAGAAGTACCATTCTTTCTCCCCTATAGTTGCCATCTCTGCCAGCCAAATCAGTATGAaagtttgttaattaattatgttaacttatttaatatcaTCATGCATTagggtttctttctttctttcttctttttaaggaaaaatgtcttaaagatgatatcatattaaatgaaatgaaatgaaagatcAAGAGATGGAGATAGATAGTGTTGTTCTTACTTGGAAGATCCCATGGATCATACTTATAGATGTCAAGCTGCTTGATGACTTCAATAGAGAGGGGTCGATGTTGAATCTTCCTTTTAAGGTAAAACCCAACAAGTTCCTCGTCCGTTGGATGAAACCTAAATCCCGGTAGCATCACTTCCTCTACGTTTTCACCCTCATGATGTTCACCTCTCTCCtccatgataatatattttcgATCGGTTGAAAAGGA
It encodes the following:
- the LOC124925142 gene encoding putative NAC domain-containing protein 94 — translated: MEERGEHHEGENVEEVMLPGFRFHPTDEELVGFYLKRKIQHRPLSIEVIKQLDIYKYDPWDLPKMATIGEKEWYFYCPRDRKYRNSARPNRVTGAGFWKATGTDRPIYSPEGSGSKCIGLKKSLVFYKGRAAKGIKTDWMMHEFRLPSLSDSSPHPQKRLGDKDHLPLNDLWAICRIFKKQSSTTQRTISHSWVSPQPTLTDLLPFSHHSAFSNNNNNNALLSSETHEMLLTSSKPNSFINDLTSSSLLITSSPLDMNITTLSSNYKPIDYPLMMSTKLPPLMDTPKTSTTSGADSSSFLPNMIPSSIFGGDPTRHFQSSMDMNGVHDHHQEGRFSVELGSNDEGLMLQPEVVGDGGYGASGFPFGFPLSMTEAWKPNGLVWDSYSPCPSEMSTSNVCYSTNKNYL
- the LOC124925332 gene encoding uncharacterized protein LOC124925332 isoform X2, with product MAEPSPSAADMEKDPLIKMAECRICQEEDPIDNLESPCACNGSLKFVHRRCVQRWCNEKGNTTCEICHKPYEPNYTVPQPPPEEIAIDISGWTVSNTSFDLHDARIFAMAEAERRFLEAEYDDYQSTNGGGSAFLRSVALIVMALLIMRHALALTDPEETDDADDESALFSLFLLRVCAFLLPCYIMAWAVSIIQHRMQEQEATGALTATHFAFVLHTDPTRERQFARAVAAAEAAAAPPNVIPSQETV
- the LOC124925332 gene encoding uncharacterized protein LOC124925332 isoform X1, producing MAEPSPSAADMEKDPLIKMAECRICQEEDPIDNLESPCACNGSLKFVHRRCVQRWCNEKGNTTCEICHKPYEPNYTVPQPPPEEIAIDISGWTVSNTSFDLHDARIFAMAEAERRFLEAEYDDYQSTNGGGSAFLRSVALIVMALLIMRHALALTDPEETDDADDESALFSLFLLRVCAFLLPCYIMAWAVSIIQHRMQEQVSHFRFDHVFESLRFTKLMEKIKTGSNRSTNSNPFCICASHGSNQRAAVCKGCGCC